A genome region from Tolypothrix sp. PCC 7712 includes the following:
- a CDS encoding pantothenate kinase gives MKKNNIWLALEIGNSRLHWALFFGSKLDYTWDTEYLSESVIQQLAQCQTLDDLPLEVFPPIYKKAPQEKYTSPSSPSSPYPLPLAIASVVPSQTVLWQSYPNVRVITLDQILLKGLYPTLGIDRALALWGAGKTWGFPMLVIDAGTALTFTAADAEECLVGGAILPGLGLQFTSLGQKTGQLPLIKTQAIASLPPRFALNTTEAIQSGVIYTILAGIKDFIENWWQLFPEGKIAIKGGDRTILLNYLQALYPAIASRLTVEPNLIFWGIEKIVRIP, from the coding sequence ATTAAAAAAAATAATATTTGGCTAGCCTTGGAAATTGGTAATTCCCGGCTACATTGGGCATTATTTTTCGGCTCAAAGCTTGACTATACTTGGGATACTGAGTATTTATCTGAGTCAGTCATACAGCAGTTAGCACAATGCCAAACCCTGGATGATTTACCACTAGAAGTTTTCCCCCCCATTTACAAAAAAGCACCCCAGGAAAAATACACATCCCCCTCATCCCCCTCATCCCCCTACCCTCTCCCCCTCGCCATCGCCTCTGTTGTTCCCAGTCAAACAGTACTTTGGCAAAGTTACCCCAATGTCCGAGTAATCACCTTAGACCAGATACTTCTCAAAGGGCTTTATCCCACATTAGGAATTGACCGCGCCTTAGCTTTGTGGGGTGCGGGTAAAACTTGGGGATTTCCCATGCTGGTAATTGATGCGGGTACTGCACTAACTTTTACGGCTGCGGATGCGGAAGAATGTTTAGTTGGGGGTGCGATTTTACCAGGATTAGGCTTGCAATTTACCTCCCTTGGTCAGAAAACCGGACAATTACCTTTAATAAAAACGCAAGCAATTGCATCTCTCCCGCCACGGTTTGCGTTAAATACCACAGAAGCCATACAAAGCGGTGTGATTTACACAATTTTGGCGGGAATAAAAGATTTTATAGAGAATTGGTGGCAATTATTTCCGGAAGGTAAGATTGCGATTAAAGGAGGCGATCGCACCATACTATTAAATTATCTGCAAGCCTTATATCCTGCGATCGCATCTCGTTTGACTGTAGAACCCAACCTGATTTTTTGGGGCATAGAAAAAATAGTCAGAATCCCTTAA
- a CDS encoding diflavin flavoprotein, translating into MVALTERIEKRLTIQTVEIAADTTAIRSLDWDRDRFDIEFGLQNGTTYNSFLIRGEQTALVDTSHEKFRQLYFDTLTGLINPKEIDYLIVSHTEPDHSGLVKDLLQMAPDITVVASKVAIQFLEDLVHQPFKRRIVKNGDRLDIGNGHEFEFVIAPNLHWPDTIFSFDHQTQILYTCDAFGMHYCTESTFDDDLKAIEPDFKYYYECLMGPNARSVLSALKRMGELPSVGMIATGHGPLLSHHVEELTRRYRTWSQTQAKPETVIGIFYVSEYGYSDRLAQAIANGIGKVGVAVEWVDLGSGIDLQELRELVGRCAGLVVGVPPVSSSPNIQAAVSTVLGSVKEKQGIGVFETGGGDDEPIDPLLSKFRNLGLTTAFPEIRIKQNPTENTYKQCEEAGTDLAQWVTRDRSIKAMKSLGADLDKALGRLSGGLYIITARKGDVSSAMLASWVAQASFKPLGFSIAVAKDRAIESLMQVGDRFVLNVLEEGNYQTLMKHFLKRFAPGADRFEGVKTQPAENGAPILTDALAYIECEVKSRMDCGDHWAVYSTVYAGRVSNPEALTAVHHRKVGNHY; encoded by the coding sequence ATGGTAGCGCTCACCGAAAGAATAGAAAAAAGGCTCACCATACAAACTGTAGAAATTGCTGCAGATACTACGGCAATTCGCTCTTTGGATTGGGATCGCGATCGCTTCGATATTGAATTTGGTCTGCAAAATGGTACGACCTATAACTCATTTCTGATTCGCGGTGAGCAGACTGCTTTAGTTGATACTTCCCATGAAAAGTTTCGTCAGCTGTATTTTGACACGCTGACGGGGCTAATTAATCCGAAGGAGATTGATTATTTAATTGTGAGCCACACTGAGCCTGACCATAGCGGCTTGGTGAAAGATTTATTACAAATGGCTCCTGATATTACTGTAGTCGCCTCGAAAGTGGCGATTCAATTTTTAGAAGACTTAGTACATCAGCCATTTAAACGCCGGATTGTGAAAAATGGCGATCGCTTAGATATTGGTAATGGTCATGAATTTGAATTTGTGATTGCGCCAAATCTTCACTGGCCGGATACTATCTTCAGTTTTGACCACCAAACCCAAATTCTCTACACCTGCGATGCTTTTGGGATGCACTATTGCACCGAAAGCACCTTTGATGATGATTTAAAAGCGATTGAACCAGATTTTAAATATTACTACGAATGCCTAATGGGGCCGAATGCGCGGTCAGTGCTGTCAGCCTTGAAGCGCATGGGCGAACTACCAAGTGTGGGGATGATTGCGACTGGTCACGGGCCGTTACTATCTCATCATGTAGAGGAATTAACTCGACGCTACCGCACGTGGAGTCAAACCCAAGCCAAGCCAGAAACGGTAATCGGAATATTTTACGTTTCCGAATATGGCTATAGCGATCGCCTAGCCCAAGCAATTGCTAATGGTATCGGCAAAGTAGGGGTAGCTGTAGAATGGGTAGACTTGGGTTCAGGCATTGATTTACAAGAATTGCGAGAATTGGTAGGTCGTTGCGCGGGACTAGTGGTAGGTGTACCGCCAGTTTCTAGCAGTCCTAACATCCAAGCAGCCGTGAGTACCGTTTTAGGATCTGTCAAAGAAAAACAAGGTATCGGCGTATTTGAAACTGGTGGTGGCGACGACGAACCGATAGATCCATTATTAAGTAAATTCCGTAACTTAGGGCTGACAACAGCTTTCCCAGAAATTCGCATCAAACAAAACCCCACCGAAAACACCTACAAGCAATGCGAAGAAGCGGGTACAGACTTAGCCCAATGGGTAACACGCGATCGCAGTATTAAAGCGATGAAATCTCTGGGTGCTGATTTAGACAAAGCACTCGGTAGACTTAGCGGTGGCTTATATATCATCACCGCCAGAAAAGGCGATGTTTCGAGCGCCATGTTAGCCTCTTGGGTAGCCCAAGCCAGCTTCAAACCACTAGGATTTTCCATCGCAGTCGCCAAAGACAGGGCGATTGAATCACTCATGCAAGTAGGCGATCGCTTTGTACTTAACGTCCTAGAAGAAGGTAATTATCAAACATTGATGAAGCACTTTTTAAAACGATTCGCCCCTGGTGCAGATCGTTTTGAAGGAGTCAAAACTCAGCCAGCCGAAAACGGCGCACCCATCCTCACCGATGCTTTGGCATATATAGAGTGCGAAGTCAAAAGCCGCATGGATTGCGGCGATCACTGGGCAGTTTACAGCACCGTCTACGCCGGACGAGTATCTAACCCAGAAGCCTTAACTGCCGTACATCACCGTAAAGTTGGTAACCATTATTAG